Below is a genomic region from Eulemur rufifrons isolate Redbay chromosome 24, OSU_ERuf_1, whole genome shotgun sequence.
atccaagaatttttttctctcagattttctttttgtttacattCTCCATTTTGAGGacataaatttttcttatatttttgcacatttttcctCCATAGCTTTTTTCCAGActtattgaggtgtaattgacaaataaaaattgtatatattaatatttaaggtatacaactagatgttttgatatacacatacattgtaaaatgattgcCACAATGTagctaacatatccatcacctcacatacttattttttggggatgagaaaacttaaaatctactgtcttagcaaagttcaaatatgtaatacattattaAGGATAGTAccatgctggccgggcgcggtggctcacgcctgtaatcctagcactctgggaggccgaggcgggtggatcgctcaaggtcaggagtttgagaccagcctgagcaagagcgagaccccgtctctactaaaaatagaaagaaattatatggacaactaaaaacatatatagaaaaaaaaattagccgggcatagtggcgcatgcctgtagtcccagctactcgggaggctgaggcagtaggattgcttaagcccaggagtctgaagttgcgaggttgctgtgagctaagctgacgccacggcactcactctagcctgggcaacaaagtgagactctgtctcaaaaaaaaaaaaaaaaaaaaaaaggatagtaccatgctgtacattagatctccagaacttattcattttataactgaaaatttgtaCTCTTTGGCTAATATCTCCCCTTTTCTCCCATCCCCAGTCCCTAATAACCACCTTTATAgtctgtttctatgtattcaacTTTTTTCGATTGGTTGATCTCCTTTTCAATCACAAGGTAGGCATGTCCTGAAATAAAgaactccatttaaaaaaaaaaatccatgtataaatgagatcatacagtatttctttctgtgactggcttgtttcacttagcatattgtcATCCAGGTTTGTCCATGTTGTCACGAGTGTTACAACTTCCTTCTttattaaggctgaataatattccgttacatatgtattttcttcattaacctgtcaatggacacttaggtggtTTCTGTATCTTCACTATTGTGAATAACATTGAAATGAACAGGTGattacagatatctcttcaagatagtgattttatttcgtatggatatgtacccagaagtagaatttctgaatcatgtgatagttctatttttaattttgctgaacctccatactgttttccataatgactgtaccaatttacattcctacaaaGGTGTACAAAGGTGTAcctttttctccatatccttgctaaAACTTATCTTTTGTAGTTTAGATAATATCTATCCTAGCAGGTATAAGGTGATAATTGccttgtagttttatttttgcatttccctgattagtgatgttgagcaccttttcatatttcttcagccatttgtatgtcatctttgaaaaaatgtctattcaatttCTTTGCCCACATCTTAAGTTATATGGTATCTTGCTCATTGACtttcttatgtattttagatattaactccTTCTCAGATGTATGGTCTGTAAACACTTTCTCCCCCTCCATGATTGTCCTTTCattttgttgactgtttcctttgctatgtagAAACTTTCTAGTTTaatgtagtcccatttgtctaactttgcttttgttgcctatgcttacAGTGTTGTAATacatccaaaaaatcattgccaccaccaatgtcatggagctttcctcctatgttttcttctagctgAGTATccttaaaataactattttacatTCTTCGTCAGGCCATTCGTGGATCTCCGTTTCTTGTATTCCTGTGTTTATTGTATTCCTGTGTTTTCCTGATCCTTTATGATCCTTCTAATCTTGCACAAGTATCTACACATTTGGAGAAGTAATCATCTCTCCAAGACTTTATGGATTGGATTTGGTAAGGAAAGACTTTAACCTGTTTATGGGGAGTGGCAGTAGGGAGGTTTGCTAGAGTGTGCTGGCACCAAGTGTGAGGTATGCAGTGTCTCTGGGTCCAAGGAGTATGGTGCCTCATTGGCTTAGGTAGCTGGGGTCCACAACATCCACCACTGCCTAGTCCTTGACAGTGGGAGCTGTAGGCAGTCCTCAGTAGTAAGGGATTAGGGCTGGAGATGACGAGGGCTTGGGTGGTAGTGTATGTGTCACATGGCTGCAGGGTCAAGCTACATGCTCAGGGTGGTGAGAGCTAAAGCTCTCTCAGAACTTTTCTATGGATACGCCCATTCCACACCTCTTGTTTCTTCCTGGGGGCATTCTTAAGATTATTTGCCCATTCTCCAAACTGTAAAAGTCGAGCTAAGTGCtgaaaatattctgtttattttcccTAGAAATGTTCAAGTTTGTGTGCCTTTGTCCAGTCCTACTGGGTTGAACCAGCTGTCTTTGTCAGAAGCTCACACCCTGCAGAGGTGCCCTTGGGAAGCCGGCCTGAGGTGTGGGACAGGGTGAGATTCTGAGTGTTTGCGATGCCTGTGGACAAGTTGGAAGGAGGAGTCATAAGTGGCTCATAGGCAGGCTTCCTGATGGAGTCCTAGGAGAAGCTAATAGAGTTTGTAGCATCTCTTCTCTACATCCAGCCTTTTCCAACTACTCAGCAGTGCCAGATCACCTCAATATTCTTGGAGgggcaagaaaaaaatgggtgTTTTGGGCAGAATCCCACATGGCTAAGGGAGTTACACACTCACTcattatattttcactttctccCATGGGGGAAACTGTAGGCTAAGAGCCCTGGCCCTGAGTTATGCTGCCTTGAGGAAAGTTTGACTTGGGTGATGTAAAAACTTTCATCTTATCCTCTTTAACGCATTTATTCTTGAAATTTTTGCTCGAACAGTGTGCTGGAACTTCTCTATTGGACTCTCACAAAGGTACTCTCATTCATAGGCAGTTGGCAAAATTGATACTTTTGTACAGGGTATATAGTAGAAATCTTGTATTACACCATCTTGTTGACATCACTGCAGTCTCTTTTTCATAGCTGTTCTTTCGAATTTCCTTagacattttcttctatatataatgtttattatatatgtgtgtgtatgtatatacataatgtTTGTTATAAAGTCCTTACCTCTTAATTTCAAAAGCTAAGTCATAGGTAGGTATGCTTCcactgaattttttctttaaatttttatttttaagtgataataattgtacatattttaagggtacaatgtgatgttttgatatgtttacattgtggaatgactaaatcaagctaattaacaaatccatcacctcatatacttacatttttgtgtgtatgtatcaaactaaaaaagcttctgcacagcaaaggaaacaactgagtgaagagataacccatggattgggagaaaatacatgcaaaccatatgtctgataaggggctaatatccaaaatatataaggaactcaaacaactcaatatcaagaaaacaaataactcaatcaaaaaatgggcaaagaacttaaagacttcttttcttcttgattAGGAATCATGGTTTTCTACTGCTTTGAATCTCAGCTTTTTAATTGTATGCAAAATATcacgcttgaagctttgactcggggggatgggtgggacatgggcaatatatataacctgaacttttgtacccccatattaagctgaaataaaaatatatatatgtcatatataaaaaCAGTAGAGAAAGAAGTGTTATTTCTCCCTGAAAGGACTTGTCTTTCTCTTCGCCAGGCTGCTTAGGCTGTTCAGATGTGCTAGATCAGGACCAACCAGCCACCATAGTCTTGGAGGTGGGATCAGGCCCATCTCCACTAGGGAAAGCTGGATCTATCGCATTCCAGTGCCCTACACCAGCCCCTGTGCGGCTGTTAATAGCTAGCTGGTTTTTACTTATTCCGTCAAAGTTCTGCTGCATTGTGGGGTTCCCTCTTCTGCCTGCCCTTACCCCAGGGATAAAAACATCTTTAGGTATCTGCTCACTAAGGAAGGGATTATTCCCTTCTGGAAGTTCATTTATTTAGATTCAGTTTTGCATCATAGCTGTATagacttatatatttttatgtcatattttcttGTTATAGTGGGAGTGCAAACTTATATATTCTCAGGAGAAATGAAACTCCCTCTACAATAAAGAATTTTATCCGGTATATCATTTCATTTACCTTAAGTAACTCACTAAGTGACCAGGATTTCAGTAGGAGTATGCAAAAACAAGAGGAAAGATGGGTGTGAAATTAATGATTATAGCCAAAGATGTAATAGCTGCTTTGAGCCAAACATACGTTAGGAAACAGCCCCTGAACTCAAGAACCATTATCTAAGAGGCAAACTTGATGTGAAATGAAGCGTTATAACTGAAGGCTATATAAAATGCTGTGCAACCACAAAATGAGAAAGTAATAAGTCCTTGATTAGCCGAGCTAAATAAGAGGGGAAAATGAGCATGTAATGGTAAGAGATTGGCagattctattgtatggatgaaTAGGTTTCCTCAACCTTCTTCTTTTAAAGCAGGGTGATAAATATCCTTATACCTATATCTTTGTGGTGAACGGGCAGTAagtaaaaatcttttatttttactgtgcttTTACTGTAAACATGAAAACAGGGTGAAAGTGTTTTTACATCTCAATGTTTTTCCATGTCCTGCATTTCTTCTGCCCTGTACTCACTCTCTCAGGTAGCGAAGAAACACACAAATCTCTCATGAGGACAAAATTCCAACTCGTGTCGGAAACGTGCCCCTTTCCAGGAGTTGATTACAGCTTCTACTTCCAAATGATAGGAGATATTTTCTACGCACTTGAATCATCATATGATTTCAGCACCTCTTCAACAGAAAATCTTAATATGTTCCTGGTGGGAGATAGAGCAGCTGGGAAATCTCTGTTCGTAAAAACAGCAGTGGTGCAGTGGACAATCGGTGAGCTGTGGAAGGACACAATCTCATATATCATTCACCTCTCTTCTCATGAAGCAAACCAGGTGACCAACTGTAGCTTGATTCAGATGATCTCCAAAGACTGGCCCAATAGGCAAGCTCCAGTCGCAGACATCCTGTCCGATCCCCAGAAGCTCCTTTTTATCTTTGAGGACTTGGATAACATGAATTTTGACTTCAGCGTGGATGAATCTCTTTTGTGTAGTGACAGCAGACAGCACGTGCCGGTATCCATTCTCTTCCTCAGTTTGCTGAGGAGAAAGATGGCCCCAGGTTCCTGGGTCCTCATTTCATCAAGGCCCAACTGTGACCCTTCCATAAAAACATTAATGTGTAAGAAAGATTGCTACGTGTCCCTGGAGCTCTCTGATGAAAACAAGCAGGAgtatttttacttattctttaaaGACAGACAGAGGGCTTTGACAGCCTTCACACATGTCCTTGAGAATGAAATTCTTGTGGACCTATGCCAAGTCCCCGTCCTGTGCTGGATCGTGTGTACTGTCCTGAAGCAGCAGATGGACAAGGGGGAAGATATCAGAATCTCCTGCCAAACACCCACGGACATATATGCCCATTTTCTTGCCGGTGCATTGACGTCTGAGACTGGAGTTACTGAATGTGGGCATCACCAATTTCTCCTAAACCGTCTGTGTTTGCTGGCTTTAGAAGGACTGTTTAGCAACACCCTAAATTTTAGCATTAGAGACCTCACAAGCGTGGGGTTTACCAGGCTTGACATCTTTGTGTTGCAGGCCATGAATATTCTTTTGCACAGCAGTCACCCGAAAGACCATTACAAGTTCCTACACTTGAACATCCAGGAGTTTTGTGCAGCTGTTGCATGTATGATGGTATTACCCATTTGCTCAATCCCCTCAGccaaggaaaaatataaagagaaaagggaattatACAATGATTTTAGTCCcgtaattatttccatttttggtCTTCTTaatgagaagaagagaaaaattcttgAGACGTCCCTTGGCTGTCAACTACCAAAGGCAGCATCTTTCAGGCAGAACTTGCTAATGCTAATGAGACATTTGGGGAACAATCCAATCCTACTAGAACACCACATGCCTTTGTTTTACTCTCTCTTTGAGAATCAGGAGGAAGAACTTGTGAAAGAGATAATGGGCTTTTTCTTAGAGGCTACCGTTCATATTCACGCACACACAGATTTGATGGTTTCGCTATATTGTCTGCAGCACTGCCATCCTCTAAAGAAACTTACGTTGTGTCTTCAACACATCTTTGAAAACAAGAATCCAGCTGTGAAGCTAACTCCTAGgtgagtctttaaaaaaattactttctttccTGTATTTCTAAAACCTGCCCATGATTCCAGTGCTTGTTGACCATAAGAGGACAAACTAAAGGCCATGCAGAACTTGATTTCCACTGTGGTTTCTCCTGGgaccagtgatttttaaaaatttctctgttTCAGTTTAAACTCGGGGTTTCTAGGTTAAATCtcagcattattgacattttgggggccagataattctttgtggtggggaGCTATCTTGTATCTTGCATATTACAAGCTGTTTAGCaatatccctggcctctaccctgGCCAGTAGCATCCAATTGTGACAATAAAAATGTCTtgagacattgctaaatgtcccctgAGGGAAAACTTGCCCCTAGTTGAGAA
It encodes:
- the NLRP11 gene encoding NACHT, LRR and PYD domains-containing protein 11; amino-acid sequence: MAEWDSADFDLLSYLEHLSDEQFRSFRNHLQQEIQQLGLLWIPSVDLARNKKELAKVLMTSYETQYTWNMAFSIFQKLGREDLCKKINTRRNRSEETHKSLMRTKFQLVSETCPFPGVDYSFYFQMIGDIFYALESSYDFSTSSTENLNMFLVGDRAAGKSLFVKTAVVQWTIGELWKDTISYIIHLSSHEANQVTNCSLIQMISKDWPNRQAPVADILSDPQKLLFIFEDLDNMNFDFSVDESLLCSDSRQHVPVSILFLSLLRRKMAPGSWVLISSRPNCDPSIKTLMCKKDCYVSLELSDENKQEYFYLFFKDRQRALTAFTHVLENEILVDLCQVPVLCWIVCTVLKQQMDKGEDIRISCQTPTDIYAHFLAGALTSETGVTECGHHQFLLNRLCLLALEGLFSNTLNFSIRDLTSVGFTRLDIFVLQAMNILLHSSHPKDHYKFLHLNIQEFCAAVACMMVLPICSIPSAKEKYKEKRELYNDFSPVIISIFGLLNEKKRKILETSLGCQLPKAASFRQNLLMLMRHLGNNPILLEHHMPLFYSLFENQEEELVKEIMGFFLEATVHIHAHTDLMVSLYCLQHCHPLKKLTLCLQHIFENKNPAVKLTPRQTKGLDYWRDICCLLHTKKNLRELEICSSVFDGISEELLSKALGHPNCQLQTLRLSHFSADTEFDNLFKSMVHNRNLTLLNLNGMPISLHTFSLLREILSGPTCSIQHLSFVNCNLQASACAEISSILVSSRNLKKLTLANNPLGDDGARTLCDAVLHPDCVLESLTLFYCCLTERCSVHITKLLMLSKTLKHLDLCVNHLQNYGVLALTFPLSLPECRLQELELSGCFLTSDICLYIAAALIYYNLHLRRLELGYNNIGDAGVELLCRALKYPNCKLEILGLEGCGLTSACCQSLTSVLTSSKTLKTLNLSENNLGNAGARKLVEGLGHPACVLEAFGIRMSDLNEETRRLLIAVREKNTKLVFLYRSFSMREGRQFTDLFASQSHSQPGHLPCLQLAGLEVVLDESVREKSLAPIMSMK